A single genomic interval of Nocardioides palaemonis harbors:
- a CDS encoding amino acid ABC transporter ATP-binding protein, with protein MTTTSTSPTDRAATPAIDVQDLHKSFGDNEVLTGIDFHVDNGQVVCVIGPSGSGKSTLLRCTNLLETPTSGKIFVEGDEITHPDADVDKLRARIGMVFQQFNLFPHMTVLRNLTIAQQKVAGRGKDEATEIARANLAKVGLAERETAYPAHLSGGQQQRVAIARALSMQPDMMLFDEPTSALDPELVGDVLAVMKDLASEGMTMMVVTHEMGFAREVGDKLVFMDGGVIVEEGDPVEVLSNPQHERTQSFLSKVL; from the coding sequence ATGACCACCACCTCCACCAGCCCCACCGACCGGGCCGCCACGCCGGCCATCGACGTGCAGGACCTGCACAAGAGCTTCGGCGACAACGAGGTGCTCACCGGCATCGACTTCCACGTCGACAACGGGCAGGTCGTGTGCGTGATCGGACCGTCCGGGTCCGGCAAGTCCACGCTGCTGCGCTGCACCAACCTGCTCGAGACGCCCACCAGCGGCAAGATCTTCGTCGAGGGCGACGAGATCACCCACCCCGACGCCGACGTCGACAAGCTGCGCGCGCGCATCGGGATGGTGTTCCAGCAGTTCAACCTCTTCCCGCACATGACGGTGCTGCGCAACCTCACGATCGCGCAGCAGAAGGTCGCCGGTCGCGGCAAGGACGAGGCGACCGAGATCGCGCGCGCCAACCTGGCCAAGGTCGGGCTCGCCGAGCGCGAGACGGCCTACCCCGCCCACCTCTCGGGCGGGCAGCAGCAGCGCGTGGCGATCGCGCGGGCGCTGTCGATGCAGCCGGACATGATGCTGTTCGACGAGCCCACCTCGGCGCTCGACCCCGAGCTCGTCGGCGACGTGCTCGCGGTGATGAAGGACCTCGCCTCCGAGGGCATGACGATGATGGTCGTCACCCACGAGATGGGGTTCGCCCGCGAGGTCGGCGACAAGCTCGTCTTCATGGACGGCGGCGTGATCGTCGAGGAGGGCGACCCGGTCGAGGTGCTCTCGAACCCGCAGCACGAGCGGACGCAGTCGTTCCTCTCGAAGGTGCTCTAG
- a CDS encoding amino acid ABC transporter permease, which produces MAMTPRKRAQVSRGIQYAILVVVLVLVLFLADWQQLRQQFFNSDIAPELFPNIITVALKNTIIYTAGAFAFGLALGLVLALMRLSPVGPYRWLATLFIEFFRGVPALIVFVAFQYGIPIAFPGRVIPGGTFGTVTVALGLVGAAYMAETIRAGIQAVPKGQLEAARSLGMSQTRAMISVVLPQAFRIILPPLTNELILLTKDSSLVYILGLGLADQELTSFGRAGLSQYVNLTPIFLAAMCYLIITVPLSIVVRRMERRAERAR; this is translated from the coding sequence ATGGCCATGACCCCGCGGAAGCGCGCCCAGGTGAGCCGCGGCATCCAGTACGCCATCTTGGTGGTCGTCCTGGTGCTCGTGCTGTTCCTGGCCGACTGGCAACAGCTGCGCCAGCAGTTCTTCAACAGCGACATCGCACCCGAGCTGTTCCCGAACATCATCACCGTCGCGCTCAAGAACACGATCATCTACACCGCCGGGGCGTTCGCCTTCGGCCTGGCGCTCGGCCTCGTGCTGGCGCTGATGCGGCTCTCGCCGGTCGGTCCCTACCGGTGGCTGGCGACGCTGTTCATCGAGTTCTTCCGCGGGGTCCCGGCCCTGATCGTCTTCGTGGCATTCCAATACGGCATCCCGATCGCCTTCCCGGGCCGCGTCATCCCGGGCGGCACCTTCGGGACCGTGACCGTGGCGCTCGGCCTGGTGGGCGCTGCCTACATGGCCGAGACGATCCGCGCCGGCATCCAGGCGGTCCCGAAGGGACAGCTCGAGGCGGCACGCTCGCTGGGCATGAGCCAGACCCGGGCGATGATCTCGGTCGTGCTGCCCCAGGCGTTCCGGATCATCCTGCCGCCGCTGACCAACGAGCTGATCCTTCTCACCAAGGACTCCTCGCTCGTCTACATCCTGGGCCTCGGGCTCGCCGACCAGGAGCTGACCTCCTTCGGCCGCGCCGGCCTGTCCCAGTACGTCAACCTGACCCCGATCTTCCTGGCCGCGATGTGCTACCTGATCATCACGGTCCCGCTGTCGATCGTCGTGCGCCGCATGGAGCGTCGAGCCGAGAGGGCCCGCTGA
- a CDS encoding LysR family transcriptional regulator ArgP — protein MKDVTQLDPVALRTLAVAVRLGTFEAAARDLHVTPSAVSQRIKALETRIGRVLLHRVKPLEPTEAGLVLVRLATQTEILEREAVAELVEEDDAGGTAYTSLPIAVNADALYGWFVDALADVQSRHRVVFEVVREDHTRTAERLRRGEVVAAITGEPKPVPGCRVVRLGRLRYAAVATPGFHAAHFGDGVGSASLAEAPIVAFDRNDSLQHDFVRRVTRRHLAPPVTYVPSVREFDRAIRVGMGWGLLPEADVADELRGGDLVELVPGRRPEVALFWQHWRLGSALVGELTDAVVDAARRWMAAT, from the coding sequence ATGAAAGACGTCACCCAGCTGGACCCTGTGGCCCTGCGCACACTGGCCGTCGCCGTCCGCCTCGGCACCTTCGAGGCGGCCGCGCGCGACCTGCACGTCACCCCCTCCGCCGTGAGCCAGCGGATCAAGGCGCTCGAGACCCGGATCGGGCGCGTGCTGCTCCACCGCGTCAAGCCGCTCGAGCCCACGGAGGCCGGTCTGGTGCTGGTCCGGCTCGCGACCCAGACCGAGATCCTCGAGCGCGAGGCGGTCGCCGAGCTCGTCGAGGAGGACGACGCCGGAGGCACGGCGTACACGTCTCTGCCGATCGCGGTGAACGCGGACGCGCTCTACGGCTGGTTCGTCGACGCGCTCGCCGACGTGCAGTCGCGGCACCGGGTGGTGTTCGAGGTGGTGCGCGAGGACCACACCCGCACGGCGGAGCGGCTGCGGCGCGGTGAGGTGGTGGCCGCGATCACCGGTGAGCCGAAGCCGGTGCCCGGCTGCCGGGTGGTGCGCCTGGGCCGGCTGCGCTACGCCGCGGTCGCGACGCCGGGCTTCCACGCCGCCCACTTCGGCGACGGCGTGGGGTCGGCGTCGCTCGCCGAGGCGCCGATCGTCGCGTTCGACCGCAACGACTCGCTGCAGCACGACTTCGTGCGCCGGGTGACCCGTCGCCACCTCGCGCCGCCGGTGACCTACGTGCCGTCGGTCCGCGAGTTCGACCGGGCGATCCGGGTCGGGATGGGCTGGGGGCTGCTGCCCGAGGCCGACGTCGCCGACGAGCTCCGCGGCGGGGACCTGGTCGAGCTGGTGCCGGGCCGGCGGCCTGAAGTGGCGCTGTTCTGGCAGCACTGGCGCCTCGGGTCCGCGCTCGTCGGCGAGCTGACCGACGCGGTGGTCGACGCCGCACGGCGCTGGATGGCCGCGACGTAA
- a CDS encoding PaaI family thioesterase: MTQTQPFETDSRTVTWATPGQGDLARLLELDGLAQLEAMRAGEMPHPPIMDTLGMTDMRVERGRVVVEMPAAEFHYNPLGSVHGGVISTMLDTAAACSVHTTLAVGEVYTSVDLTVKFLRPVTVGSGLLTCEGTVISRGRRTALAQAQLTDEAGRLVAHATSTCLIMRAGE; the protein is encoded by the coding sequence ATGACGCAGACCCAGCCGTTCGAGACCGACAGCCGCACCGTCACGTGGGCCACGCCCGGCCAGGGCGACCTCGCCCGGCTGCTCGAGCTCGACGGGCTGGCGCAGCTCGAGGCGATGCGCGCCGGCGAGATGCCGCACCCGCCGATCATGGACACCCTCGGCATGACCGACATGCGGGTCGAGCGAGGTCGGGTCGTGGTGGAGATGCCGGCCGCGGAGTTCCACTACAACCCGCTCGGCAGCGTGCACGGCGGGGTGATCTCGACGATGCTCGACACGGCCGCCGCCTGCTCGGTCCACACCACGCTCGCCGTGGGCGAGGTCTACACCTCGGTCGACCTGACTGTGAAGTTCCTGCGCCCGGTGACCGTGGGCTCGGGCCTGCTGACCTGCGAGGGCACGGTCATCAGCCGTGGGCGGCGTACGGCCCTCGCGCAGGCGCAGCTCACCGACGAGGCGGGGCGCCTGGTCGCCCACGCGACGTCGACCTGCCTGATCATGCGGGCGGGGGAGTGA
- a CDS encoding DUF1697 domain-containing protein → MPTYVAFLRAINLGATRKFPKAAIVAATEAAGGRDVETYINTGNVRLTHSARSVAKVQAVLEEAYAAEAGFDVPTVVFTTKDLAALTARAEELHAEHDPSGQHYVTLYASAPAAAATRAVHAVDHPGETAVVDGRAAYVLLDGDIHTSKLLSGKEFKALGQGTARTAKVLRTVTEKWC, encoded by the coding sequence ATGCCCACCTACGTCGCCTTCCTCCGCGCGATCAACCTCGGAGCCACGCGCAAGTTCCCCAAGGCCGCGATCGTCGCCGCGACGGAGGCGGCGGGCGGTCGTGACGTCGAGACCTACATCAACACCGGCAACGTCCGCCTGACCCACTCGGCGCGCTCGGTCGCGAAGGTGCAGGCCGTGCTCGAGGAGGCCTACGCCGCCGAGGCCGGGTTCGACGTGCCGACCGTCGTCTTCACCACGAAGGACCTCGCGGCGCTCACCGCGCGGGCCGAGGAGCTGCACGCCGAGCACGACCCGTCGGGCCAGCACTACGTGACGCTCTACGCCTCCGCGCCCGCCGCCGCGGCGACGCGGGCCGTCCACGCCGTCGACCACCCGGGCGAGACGGCGGTGGTCGACGGTCGCGCCGCCTACGTGCTGCTCGACGGCGACATCCACACCTCGAAGCTCCTGTCCGGCAAGGAGTTCAAGGCCCTCGGCCAGGGCACCGCGCGCACCGCCAAGGTGCTGCGGACGGTGACGGAGAAGTGGTGCTGA
- a CDS encoding winged helix-turn-helix transcriptional regulator gives MTDSPAALAWSTDNCTVGRAMEVLGERWTFVVLREVFNGVRRFDDMRRHAGIPRQVLTNRLALLVDAGILRREPYREPGQRERHEYRPTDKGFDLYPVLVAVRAWGDRYLADPEGSPVEFAHVGCGAEVDVVLRCRDGHEVTGRRDVATRPGPGVHPARTA, from the coding sequence ATGACGGACTCCCCCGCCGCGCTCGCGTGGTCCACCGACAACTGCACGGTCGGGCGCGCGATGGAGGTGCTCGGCGAGCGGTGGACCTTCGTGGTGCTGCGCGAGGTGTTCAACGGCGTGCGCCGCTTCGACGACATGCGCCGCCACGCCGGCATCCCGCGCCAGGTGCTGACCAACCGCCTCGCCCTGCTCGTCGACGCCGGCATCCTGCGCCGCGAGCCCTACCGCGAGCCGGGTCAGCGCGAGCGCCACGAGTACCGCCCGACCGACAAGGGGTTCGACCTCTACCCCGTCCTGGTCGCGGTCCGCGCCTGGGGCGACCGCTACCTCGCCGATCCGGAGGGCTCGCCGGTCGAGTTCGCGCACGTCGGCTGCGGCGCCGAGGTCGACGTCGTGCTGCGCTGCCGCGACGGCCATGAGGTCACCGGCCGGCGCGACGTGGCCACTCGACCCGGGCCGGGCGTCCACCCGGCCCGGACGGCCTGA
- a CDS encoding transporter substrate-binding domain-containing protein: MNTRKLTSGAAAALVLIATAGCAAEETTTTESGANVIAAGKLTVCTSLPYKPFEFEQGNEIVGFDMDLAQKVAEANDLDLDVVVTGFEGIQSGQALNTGKCDMAVAGMTITDERSQVIDFSDPYFDATQALLTKDESLDSLEALDGKTLGVMTGTTGELYAKENAPKGVTIKAFEDLGLQSTAVKTGQIDAAIQDNGPLLDYAKANPGTYVTAEFDTGEQYGMAVKKDGNDELLSSINDVLEESRSDGSYDEIYKTWFGTAPTN, translated from the coding sequence ATGAATACCCGAAAGCTGACCTCCGGCGCCGCAGCCGCCCTCGTCCTGATCGCCACCGCCGGGTGTGCGGCCGAGGAGACCACGACGACCGAGTCCGGCGCCAACGTGATCGCCGCCGGCAAGCTCACGGTGTGCACCTCCCTGCCCTACAAGCCGTTCGAGTTCGAGCAGGGCAACGAGATCGTGGGCTTCGACATGGACCTCGCCCAGAAGGTCGCCGAGGCCAACGACCTCGACCTCGACGTCGTCGTCACCGGCTTCGAGGGCATCCAGTCCGGCCAGGCGCTCAACACCGGCAAGTGCGACATGGCGGTCGCCGGCATGACCATCACCGACGAGCGCTCGCAGGTCATCGACTTCTCCGACCCCTACTTCGACGCCACCCAGGCCCTGCTCACCAAGGACGAGTCCCTCGACAGCCTCGAGGCCCTCGACGGCAAGACCCTCGGCGTGATGACCGGCACGACCGGCGAGCTCTACGCCAAGGAGAACGCGCCGAAGGGCGTCACGATCAAGGCGTTCGAGGACCTCGGCCTGCAGAGCACCGCGGTGAAGACCGGCCAGATCGACGCCGCGATCCAGGACAACGGCCCGCTGCTGGACTACGCCAAGGCCAACCCGGGCACGTACGTCACGGCCGAGTTCGACACCGGCGAGCAGTACGGCATGGCGGTGAAGAAGGACGGCAACGACGAGCTGCTCTCCTCGATCAACGACGTGCTGGAGGAGTCCCGTTCCGACGGCTCCTACGACGAGATCTACAAGACCTGGTTCGGCACCGCCCCGACCAACTGA
- a CDS encoding IclR family transcriptional regulator codes for MASETSQTLDRGLRALKVLADTPEGLTITELSHRLEVNRTVVYRLISTLEQHGLVRRDARSRLFVGLGVLQLASAVQPLLRDLAMPVLRSLAESLGSTAHLTVADGDEALALAVVEPTWTDFHVAYRVGARHPLSQGAAGKAITLLEGGEVAYAVTSGELQTGARGLAAPVRGVDGLRASVGVVTLADAIDEDVVAPQVIEAARLVAERLL; via the coding sequence ATGGCCTCGGAGACCTCGCAGACCCTCGACCGCGGACTGCGGGCCCTGAAGGTGCTCGCGGACACGCCCGAGGGGCTGACCATCACCGAGCTGTCCCACCGTCTCGAGGTCAACCGGACGGTCGTCTACCGGCTGATCAGCACCCTCGAGCAGCACGGGCTCGTACGCCGTGACGCCCGGTCGCGACTGTTCGTCGGCCTCGGGGTGCTCCAGCTCGCGAGTGCCGTCCAGCCGCTGCTGCGCGACCTCGCGATGCCGGTGCTGCGCTCGCTGGCCGAGTCGCTCGGATCCACCGCCCACCTCACCGTCGCCGACGGCGACGAGGCGCTCGCGCTCGCCGTCGTCGAGCCGACCTGGACCGACTTCCACGTCGCCTACCGCGTCGGGGCGCGCCACCCGCTGTCGCAGGGCGCGGCCGGCAAGGCGATCACCCTGCTCGAGGGCGGCGAGGTGGCCTACGCCGTCACCAGCGGCGAGCTGCAGACCGGCGCGCGCGGGCTGGCCGCACCGGTCCGCGGCGTCGACGGCCTGCGGGCCAGCGTGGGCGTCGTGACGCTCGCGGACGCGATCGACGAGGACGTGGTGGCGCCGCAGGTGATCGAGGCCGCGAGGCTCGTGGCCGAGCGGCTGCTCTGA
- a CDS encoding helix-turn-helix domain-containing protein produces the protein MAGRTTEDTEEQHGVTVHLDEVLAARGMTLTELADRVGVTVVNLSVLKNGRAKAVRFSTLTRVCRVLECQPGDILRVEPDPG, from the coding sequence ATGGCGGGTCGCACGACCGAGGACACCGAGGAGCAGCACGGCGTGACCGTCCACCTCGACGAGGTGCTGGCCGCGCGCGGGATGACCCTCACCGAGCTCGCCGACCGCGTCGGGGTGACGGTCGTCAACCTCAGCGTGCTCAAGAACGGCCGCGCCAAGGCGGTGCGCTTCTCGACGCTGACCCGCGTGTGCCGGGTGCTGGAGTGCCAGCCCGGCGACATCCTGCGCGTCGAGCCCGACCCGGGCTGA
- the hppD gene encoding 4-hydroxyphenylpyruvate dioxygenase: protein MTTDIASTGGALTVDEMKADLSLEQLQQLVGLVEYDAESDPFPVTGWDAICFVVGNATQAAHYYASAWGMELVAYSGPENGNRDHKSFVLKSGSIRFVLSGAVSPDSELVAHHAKHGDGVVDIALEVPDVDQCIAQAVKAGATVLRQPENVTDEHGTVRVAAIATYGETRHTLVQRTVDGETYAGPYLPGYVAVEPRWEKKADQPTRLFQALDHIVGNVELGEMDTWVDFYNRVMGFVNMAEFIGDDIATDYSALMSKVVANGNHRVKFPLNEPAVAKKKSQIDEYLEFYRGPGAQHLALATGDIIATVDALRANGVEFLNTPDSYYEDEELRARIGEVRVPIEELQKRGILVDRDEDGYLLQIFTKPLGDRPTVFFELIERHGSLGFGKGNFKALFEAIEREQDKRGNL, encoded by the coding sequence ATGACGACTGACATCGCCTCGACCGGCGGCGCCCTGACCGTGGACGAGATGAAGGCCGACCTGTCCCTCGAGCAGCTCCAGCAGCTGGTCGGCCTCGTGGAGTACGACGCCGAGTCCGACCCCTTCCCGGTGACCGGCTGGGACGCGATCTGCTTCGTGGTCGGCAACGCCACGCAGGCCGCCCACTACTACGCCTCCGCGTGGGGCATGGAGCTCGTCGCCTACTCCGGCCCGGAGAACGGCAACCGCGACCACAAGTCGTTCGTGCTCAAGTCGGGCTCGATCAGGTTCGTGCTCAGCGGCGCCGTGTCGCCCGACAGCGAGCTGGTCGCCCACCACGCGAAGCACGGTGACGGCGTCGTCGACATCGCCCTCGAGGTGCCCGACGTCGACCAGTGCATCGCCCAGGCCGTCAAGGCCGGCGCCACCGTCCTCCGCCAGCCGGAGAACGTCACCGATGAGCACGGCACCGTCCGCGTCGCCGCGATCGCCACCTACGGCGAGACCCGCCACACGCTCGTGCAGCGCACGGTCGACGGTGAGACCTACGCCGGCCCGTACCTCCCCGGCTACGTCGCCGTGGAGCCGCGCTGGGAGAAGAAGGCCGACCAGCCCACGCGCCTCTTCCAGGCCCTCGACCACATCGTCGGCAACGTCGAGCTCGGCGAGATGGACACCTGGGTCGACTTCTACAACCGGGTCATGGGCTTCGTGAACATGGCGGAGTTCATCGGCGACGACATCGCCACCGACTACTCCGCGCTCATGTCGAAGGTCGTCGCCAACGGCAACCACCGCGTAAAGTTCCCGCTCAACGAGCCCGCCGTCGCGAAGAAGAAGTCGCAGATCGACGAGTACCTCGAGTTCTACCGCGGCCCGGGCGCCCAGCACCTCGCGCTCGCCACCGGCGACATCATCGCCACCGTCGACGCGCTGCGCGCCAACGGCGTGGAGTTCCTCAACACCCCCGACTCCTACTACGAGGACGAGGAGCTGCGCGCCCGCATCGGCGAGGTCCGCGTCCCGATCGAGGAGCTGCAGAAGCGCGGCATCCTCGTCGACCGCGACGAGGACGGCTACCTGCTGCAGATCTTCACCAAGCCGCTCGGCGACCGTCCGACGGTGTTCTTCGAGCTGATCGAGCGTCACGGCTCCCTCGGCTTCGGCAAGGGCAACTTCAAGGCGCTCTTCGAGGCCATCGAGCGCGAGCAGGACAAGCGCGGCAACCTCTGA
- a CDS encoding LysE/ArgO family amino acid transporter: protein MFQVALTGLLTGLALIVAVGAQNAFLLRQGIRGEQVLPIVLTCLLSDVIAITAGVAGLGVVLERWPSALPVAQVLGGLYLIAFGIHAAVRAWKPTGLTTEGGASLTTGKAIMLTLALTWLNPHFYLDAVLMLGTVANSFGSDRWWFLSGTLVASLLWFFGLGYGARLLRGLFARPSAWRVLDSGIAVLMGALGIGLLAH, encoded by the coding sequence ATGTTCCAGGTTGCACTCACCGGTCTCCTCACCGGACTCGCCCTCATCGTCGCCGTCGGCGCCCAGAACGCCTTCCTCCTGCGTCAGGGCATCCGAGGCGAGCAGGTCCTGCCGATCGTGCTGACCTGTCTGCTCTCCGACGTCATCGCGATCACCGCGGGCGTCGCCGGCCTCGGCGTCGTCCTCGAGCGCTGGCCCTCCGCCCTCCCAGTCGCCCAGGTGCTCGGCGGGCTCTACCTCATCGCGTTCGGCATCCACGCCGCGGTGCGCGCGTGGAAGCCCACCGGTCTCACCACCGAGGGCGGCGCGTCGCTGACCACCGGCAAGGCGATCATGCTGACGCTGGCGCTGACCTGGCTCAACCCGCACTTCTACCTCGACGCGGTGCTGATGCTCGGCACGGTGGCCAACAGCTTCGGCAGCGACCGCTGGTGGTTCCTGTCCGGCACGCTCGTCGCGAGCCTGCTCTGGTTCTTCGGGCTCGGCTACGGCGCGCGCCTGCTGCGCGGCCTGTTCGCCCGGCCGTCGGCCTGGCGCGTGCTCGACTCGGGCATCGCCGTGCTGATGGGCGCGCTCGGCATCGGGCTGCTCGCCCACTGA
- a CDS encoding MFS transporter — MSSASSSTTPSLLRQPRAVWAVAFACVIAFMGIGLVDPILKEIAAQLEATPSQVSLLFTSYMAVMGISMLVTGVVSSRIGPKRTLLAGLAIIIVSAALAGLSDSVGAVIGFRAGWGLGNALFVATALATIVSASAGPVGQAIILFEAALGLGIASGPLIGGLLGQVSWRGPFFGVSVLMTIALAATAFFLPSTPPTGRKTSILDPFRALRHRALLLLALVAIFYNLGFFTLMAAGPFALPTYSIMGIGWTFFGWGLLLAFTSVWLAPILQRRFGTMATLTAVLALFSLDLAVMALGASHEVVVTVGIVVAGAFLGVTNTLVTEAVMGAAPVERPVASAAYSFVRFTGGAVGPYVALKLAENVDLHAPFWFGAAAVAVGVVVVAAGSRTIAAALSTAPEPHGVTEAESELVGDLA, encoded by the coding sequence GTGAGCAGCGCCAGCAGCTCGACCACCCCCTCGCTCCTTCGCCAGCCCCGTGCCGTCTGGGCCGTGGCCTTCGCCTGCGTCATCGCCTTCATGGGCATCGGCCTGGTCGACCCGATCCTCAAGGAGATCGCCGCCCAGCTCGAGGCCACCCCGAGCCAGGTGTCGCTGCTCTTCACCAGCTACATGGCCGTCATGGGCATCTCGATGCTGGTGACCGGCGTGGTGTCCAGCCGGATCGGCCCCAAGCGCACCCTGCTCGCCGGCCTGGCCATCATCATCGTCTCCGCGGCGCTGGCCGGCCTCTCCGACAGCGTCGGCGCCGTGATCGGCTTCCGCGCCGGCTGGGGCCTGGGCAACGCGCTCTTCGTCGCCACCGCGCTCGCGACCATCGTCAGCGCGTCGGCCGGCCCGGTCGGGCAGGCGATCATCCTGTTCGAGGCAGCTCTCGGCCTCGGCATCGCCTCCGGCCCGCTCATCGGCGGCCTGCTCGGCCAGGTCTCGTGGCGCGGACCGTTCTTCGGCGTCTCGGTGCTGATGACCATCGCCCTCGCGGCCACCGCGTTCTTCCTCCCGTCCACGCCCCCGACCGGTCGCAAGACGTCGATCCTCGACCCGTTCCGCGCCCTGCGCCACCGCGCGCTGCTGCTCCTGGCCCTGGTCGCGATCTTCTACAACCTCGGCTTCTTCACGCTGATGGCCGCCGGCCCGTTCGCCCTGCCGACGTACTCGATCATGGGCATCGGCTGGACCTTCTTCGGCTGGGGCCTCCTGCTGGCCTTCACCTCCGTGTGGCTGGCGCCGATCCTCCAGCGCCGCTTCGGCACCATGGCGACGCTCACCGCGGTCCTGGCGCTGTTCTCCCTCGACCTCGCGGTGATGGCGCTGGGCGCCTCGCACGAGGTGGTCGTGACCGTCGGCATCGTCGTCGCCGGCGCCTTCCTCGGCGTCACCAACACCCTCGTCACCGAGGCCGTGATGGGCGCGGCGCCGGTCGAGCGCCCGGTCGCCTCCGCGGCGTACTCGTTCGTCCGCTTCACCGGCGGCGCGGTCGGCCCCTACGTCGCGCTCAAGCTGGCCGAGAACGTCGACCTGCACGCGCCGTTCTGGTTCGGCGCGGCGGCCGTCGCCGTCGGCGTGGTCGTGGTGGCGGCGGGCTCGCGCACCATCGCCGCGGCGCTCTCCACGGCTCCCGAGCCGCACGGCGTCACCGAGGCCGAGAGCGAGCTGGTGGGCGACCTGGCCTGA
- a CDS encoding MarR family winged helix-turn-helix transcriptional regulator produces MTDDQTRLSELSSDLVVLAARLTRAVRREIEHPAGVRALSLLDEHGPSGVTALAAADRCSQPTMTATVKALREQGLVDRRPHPTDGRAHVVALTAAGHAELARIRRANADLVTARLADTHHTAEEVATAVAVLRDVLRPTPQEDTL; encoded by the coding sequence GTGACCGACGACCAGACCCGGCTCTCCGAGCTCTCCAGCGACCTCGTCGTGCTCGCCGCCCGCCTGACGCGGGCCGTACGCCGCGAGATCGAGCACCCCGCAGGCGTCCGCGCGCTGTCGCTGCTCGACGAGCACGGTCCCTCCGGCGTGACCGCCCTCGCGGCGGCCGACCGGTGCAGCCAGCCGACGATGACCGCCACCGTCAAGGCGCTGCGCGAGCAGGGCCTGGTGGACCGCCGGCCGCACCCGACCGACGGCCGGGCCCACGTCGTCGCGCTCACCGCCGCGGGGCACGCCGAGCTCGCCCGGATCCGGCGGGCCAACGCCGACCTGGTGACCGCTCGCCTCGCCGACACCCACCACACCGCCGAGGAGGTCGCCACCGCCGTCGCGGTGCTGCGCGACGTCCTCCGCCCGACCCCTCAGGAGGACACCCTGTGA
- a CDS encoding DUF2975 domain-containing protein, with protein MNADQSRDTDPLRVLELVVGVVVCAMAVLAVGLVAGTVLGSASVPGLNAEVCATASGGQLGIGQDAVGGGGDRTGPATLDPGITWRASEVQVCDPEPGVATRALGGAGLVVWFGGPAVFFVLLWRFLRRARREGVFADRVPRQLRTLGRVLLMWAALDLVLSGWIEAALVQRMTDSPFAVSATIPWVPLLLGVALLGLAKVMEQAVEMRHDVEATI; from the coding sequence ATGAACGCTGACCAGTCGCGCGACACCGACCCGCTGCGGGTCCTCGAGCTGGTGGTCGGGGTGGTGGTCTGCGCCATGGCCGTCCTCGCGGTCGGCCTGGTGGCCGGGACGGTGCTCGGCAGCGCGTCGGTGCCGGGCCTGAACGCCGAGGTGTGCGCGACCGCCTCTGGCGGCCAGCTGGGGATCGGGCAGGACGCCGTCGGGGGAGGGGGTGACCGCACCGGTCCGGCCACCCTCGACCCGGGGATCACGTGGCGCGCGAGCGAGGTCCAGGTGTGCGACCCCGAGCCCGGCGTCGCCACCCGCGCACTCGGCGGTGCCGGGCTGGTCGTCTGGTTCGGCGGGCCGGCGGTCTTCTTCGTGCTGCTCTGGCGCTTCCTGCGTCGTGCCCGTCGTGAGGGCGTCTTCGCCGACCGTGTCCCGCGCCAGCTCCGGACGCTCGGCCGGGTGCTGCTGATGTGGGCGGCGCTCGACCTGGTGCTGTCCGGGTGGATCGAGGCGGCACTGGTGCAGCGGATGACGGACAGCCCGTTCGCCGTGAGCGCGACCATCCCGTGGGTGCCGCTGCTCCTGGGGGTCGCCCTGCTCGGGCTCGCGAAGGTGATGGAGCAGGCGGTCGAGATGCGCCACGACGTCGAGGCCACGATCTGA
- a CDS encoding Lrp/AsnC family transcriptional regulator: MDQIDSRVIELFAREPRLGVLEASRRLGIARGTVQARLDRLTAAGVITGWGPDLSPEALGYPVTAFLTLEITQGAGHDVVATHLSSIPEVLEAVTITGAGDMWARVVARSNADLQRVIDLVLTEPGIDRSTTVIALATQIPYRVVPLAGAAAQSAHPPPGT, translated from the coding sequence GTGGACCAGATCGACAGCAGAGTGATCGAGCTCTTCGCACGCGAGCCGCGACTGGGCGTGCTCGAGGCCAGCCGGCGGCTCGGGATCGCGCGAGGCACCGTCCAGGCCCGGCTCGACCGGCTGACCGCAGCTGGCGTGATCACCGGGTGGGGTCCGGACCTGTCCCCCGAGGCGCTCGGCTACCCGGTGACGGCGTTCCTCACCCTGGAGATCACGCAGGGAGCCGGCCACGACGTGGTGGCTACCCACCTGTCATCGATCCCCGAGGTGCTCGAGGCGGTCACCATCACCGGGGCCGGCGACATGTGGGCGCGGGTCGTGGCACGCTCCAACGCCGACCTCCAGCGGGTGATCGACCTCGTGCTCACCGAGCCCGGCATCGACCGCTCGACGACGGTCATCGCGCTCGCGACCCAGATCCCCTACCGCGTGGTCCCGCTCGCGGGGGCCGCGGCGCAGTCCGCGCACCCGCCGCCGGGCACGTGA